Within Anaeromyxobacter diazotrophicus, the genomic segment TCCACCGAGGAGGGCGAGCGCGCCACCGCGGCCGCGAGCGCCGTCGAGTCGAGCGTGAGGGTGCCGTCCCGGTTGGTCTTGATCCCCAGGTCGGACAGCGTCCGCACCGTGCCGAGCCCGGCGACCTGCTGGCTGCCGAGCCCCTGCAGGCGCTGCTGCAGCCCGCGGACGGTGGCGTCGCCGGCCAGCGTCTGGGCGCGGTCGGTGTTCGCCGCCGGGGAGAGCTCGGTCTGCACGATCTGGATGACCGCGTTGTAGGCGTCGACGTAGCCCTGGAGCTTCCTGGCGGTGCCCGAGACGTCGTTGGCGAGCGTGAGCGTCTCGGCGGAGCCCTTCGAGGCGAGCGCGAGGGTGACGCCGGGGAGCGCGTCCGAGACCGTGTTGGAGGTGCGGGTGAAGGGGAGGCCGTCGAGGGTGAAGCTCGCGTTGGCGGGGTCCTGCGTGGCCGCGAGGCCCAGCGCGTGGCCCTGGGTCCCGGTGGAGGTCTCGGTGAGGACGAGCGCCTGCTTCGGATCCGAGCCGACCGCGTAGCCGGTGTCGCGCTTGGTGACCGAGAGGTACCTGTTCGTGCCGTCGTCGAGCACCACCGCCGTCACGGGCGCGCCGGAGGCCTGGATGGCCGCCGCGACGTCGGCCAGGCTGGCGCCGTCCTTCCACGCGGCGGTGGGGTAGTGCTTCCCGTCCACGGCCAGGTCGAGCGAGCCGCCGGTCACGGTGACAGCGCTGGCGAAGCCCGCCGAGCGCGCCTTGGCCGCCGCGGCGAGCCCGGTCACCTGGAGGTCGTAGGAGCCGGCCGCGGCCCCCGCGCCGGTGGTGGCGGTGAAGGAGGTGTTGGAGCTGGTGACGCCGACCGCCAGCGCGCCGCCGGTCCCGAGGGCCTGGGCCGCGCTCTTCAGCGCGGACAGCCTGGAGGCGATGCTGCCGAGGGTCGAGATCTGCGACTGGTAGGCGGACTGCTGCTTCTGCAGGAGCGTCAGCGGCTGCTGCTGCAGCGCGACCAGCCCGTCGATGATGGAGGCGCTGTCGAGGTTTGAGGCGAGGCCGCCGGCGGTGAAGCTGGGGCTGGTGCTGCTGCTCGACGTGACGGTGCTCATCCTGCCTCCATGGAGCCGCCCCGCGGCGGGTCGCGCCGCGGGGCGGGTTCAGCCGAGAGGGTCCGCGGGTGCTACCCGAGGAGCTTCAGGGCCATCTGCGGCATCTGGTTCGCCTGGGCGAGGACGGAGACGCCGGCCTGGGCGAGGATGTTGGCGCGCGTCATGTTGGCCGTCTCCTGGGCCACGTCGACGTCGCGGATGCGGCTGTTGGCGGCGGCCGTCGCCTGGGCGAAGGTCTGCACCGCGTTGATGGCGCTCTGCAGCCGGTTGCCGACGGCGCCGAAGGTGGCGCGCTTGGTCGAGAGGGTGTCGAGCGCGGAGTCGATGGTGTCGAGCGCGCTGACCGCGCCGGCCTTCGTGCTGAGGTCGAGGCTGCCGATGGAGAGGCCGCTGGCGGTCACGTCCACCGAGGAGACGCCGATGACGTCGTTCGTGCCGCTGGAGCCGATGCCGACGTGGAAGTCGAGGGTGGTGGCCGAGCCCGACAGCAGGGCGACGCCGTTGAACTTGGTCGAGTTGGCGATGCGGTCCACTTCGCTCGAGAGCTGGCTGCGCTCGGTGTCGATCATCGACGAGCGCTGCGAGTCGGTGACGCCGTCCGAGGAGGCCTGCATGGCCAGCTCGCGCATACGGGTCAGGATGTTCGAGATCTCGTTGAAGCCCGCCTCGGCGGTCTGCCCGACCGAGAGGCCGTCGTTGGCGTTGCGGACGGCCTGGTTGTAGCTCTTGTACTGGGCGTCGAGCGAGGTGCTGATGCCGAGGCCGGCGGCGTCGTCGCCCGCCTTGGTGATGCGGTAGCCGGACGAGAGCTTCGACAGCGACGAGTCGAGGGAGAGCTGCGTCTGGGACAGGTTTCGCTGCGCGTCGAGCGAAGCCACGTTGGTGCGAATCGAGAGCGACATGGGATCTCCTGGTGGCGGGCGACGTTGTGTTCGCCCTCACCCCTCTCTTCGGCGCGTGGCGGCGGTTCGATAAGCGGCGAGCGCGCGGCGGAGGTGGGTGCGCAGGCGACGCCGCGCGAGCCCCGCGGCGTAGAGCGCCAGCAGCGGCGAGGCGGGGGCGCCGCGCGCCTCGACCGCCACCGCGCTGACGGCGACGAGCCCCTCCGCGCCAGCGGACCAGCGCGACAGGAGCGCCTCCGCCGCGGCGCCCCAGCCCAGCCTGCTGCGGCCGCCGAACCGCTCCCCCTCGATCTCCACCTCCACCCACGGCAGCGCACCTCGCACCGCGATCGGCGCCTTGCGGCCGGGCGGGCCGGCCCGCCGCACCGCCGCCTCGAGGTCCTCGGAGAGGCGCACCGCCAGCGAGGCCGGGGGCGTCCCGCCGCGGACGAGCGCGCGCGCCTCGCGCAGGCGCTCCTCGAGATCGGCCAGCGCCACCTCCTCGCGGAGGTGCCCCCCGCTCGCGTCGGCGTAGAGGAGCGCGGCGCCCCCGTCCTGCGCGAGCGACACCCGGCACTGCAGCACGCCCGGGTCGCGCGCGCGGAAGGCGCGCCGCTCGCCGGTGGAGATGGAGATGTCCGGCGCGTGCGGGTCGGGCGTGAAGACGCGCGGCCGCGCCGCGAAGCGCGCCAGCGGGTACACCCGGACGCCGCGCCCCAGCGTGAGGAGCACCTCGCCGCCCGCCTCGATCGCGGCCGGGCCGGGGAAGGAGGGATCGCGGAGCAGCGCGGCGACCTGCGCCAGGCGCGCGGCCACCGGCCGGGCGGCGCTGCGGGAGGCCACGATCTCCAGGCTCGCGCCGGCCTGAGCGCGCGCCAGCACGGCGCGCACGGCCTCGCCGGCCGCCAGCAGCCGGCCGCTGGGCCGGCGCCCGGGGACGGCGCGCACGGCCAGCGCCCCGTCCAGCTCCAGCGCGCGCCCGGGGCCGCGGTTGAGGAGGTCGAGCGGCGGGCCGGGGCGCGCCGCGCCGCCCGCGATGGGCAGGAGCAGCAGGGCGGGCTCGTCGCGCGGCCGCACCACCCGCAGCGCGAGCTCGCGCCAGTCCTCGTCGAGCGCCGCGTGGAGCGGCGCCGCGGCGCGGGCGGCGGGCGGGCGCGCCGCGTCGGCCGCGGCGACGATCGCGACCGCCCGCAGGCGCGCCTGCACCGGCGAGGCGCCGCGGCCCAGCACCTCGCCGCCGCGGAGTCGCACCTCGTACCCGCGGGCCGCGCGCATCGGCTCGAGCCGCAGCTGGCCCGCCGCCGCCAGCTCGGCGAGGCTGGCCCCGAGGGCCGGCAGGAGCAGGCGCGGCAGGCCGGGGCCGAGCGCCTCGAGCCAGAGCCGCTGCGAGGAGCGGTCGATGTGGCCGAGGCGCGAGGCGCGGATGGCGCGGGCGCAGGCGAGCGCCAGGGCCCGCCCGTGCTCGAGCAGGCGCCCGAGCTCCGCGCCGCCCCGCGCGAGCCGCACCGCCTCCTCCAGCGGGGCGCCCAGGCCCGGGAAGAGCCCCGCCCAGCCGAGGCAGAAGGCCTCGGTGCCCGCCAGCCGCCGCAGCGGCACCCCGTGGGCGAGCAGCGCGACCGCCGCGTCGAGCGGACCGGGACCGCGCGCGCGGGCCATGAGCGAGAGCGCCAGCGTCGCCGCCGGGAGGTTCGCCTGGACTGCCAGGGCCGAGGCGGTGAGCGCCGGGAGCGGGCGCCGCGTCGTCTCGAGCGAGGCCCAGGCCTCGGGCGAGAGCCGCCCGCCGAGGAGCGCGCCGAAGGCCATCGCCCGCTGGGCGACCTCCAGGTCGTGCTCCAGGCGGGCCGGATCGTAGATCACCGCCCGCACCGCCGCCCCGCCCGCGGCCAGCAGCTGCTCCGCCGCCTCGAGCCGCTCCTGCAGCCGGCCGAGGTCCTCGATGGGCAGGTCCCGCCGGACGAGGACCAGGGCGTCCAGTCCGGCCGGCCCGGGGAGGGCCAGCAGCGCCTCGGCGGCGCACCGGCCGCGCTGGGCGCGGTGGGGGGGCGGCAGCCCGAAGGCGCGCGCCAGGCTCGCCCAGCCGCGCCGGTACCGCAGGCCGGCCAGGCCGGGCGCGTCGCCGCGGACCCCCGCGCGCTCGAAGCTGGCGTGGAGGAGCACCGGCAGGAGCCGGGCGCCGGCGGCCACCCGCGGTGGGAGGACGCGCGGGAGCCGGCGGGCGCGCTCGCGCAGCAGCGCCGACACGGCGCGCCGCGCGTCCTCGCCGAGCG encodes:
- the fliD gene encoding flagellar filament capping protein FliD, giving the protein MSTVTSSSSTSPSFTAGGLASNLDSASIIDGLVALQQQPLTLLQKQQSAYQSQISTLGSIASRLSALKSAAQALGTGGALAVGVTSSNTSFTATTGAGAAAGSYDLQVTGLAAAAKARSAGFASAVTVTGGSLDLAVDGKHYPTAAWKDGASLADVAAAIQASGAPVTAVVLDDGTNRYLSVTKRDTGYAVGSDPKQALVLTETSTGTQGHALGLAATQDPANASFTLDGLPFTRTSNTVSDALPGVTLALASKGSAETLTLANDVSGTARKLQGYVDAYNAVIQIVQTELSPAANTDRAQTLAGDATVRGLQQRLQGLGSQQVAGLGTVRTLSDLGIKTNRDGTLTLDSTALAAAVARSPSSVDALFSTASTGLAAVVGAAVDQYTLPASGLLSLAQSGLQDRVKQMDDQAATLQSRLDAYHATLQAQFTAMESVVSQWKTVGSFLSSQASQSTSK
- a CDS encoding flagellin N-terminal helical domain-containing protein, which encodes MSLSIRTNVASLDAQRNLSQTQLSLDSSLSKLSSGYRITKAGDDAAGLGISTSLDAQYKSYNQAVRNANDGLSVGQTAEAGFNEISNILTRMRELAMQASSDGVTDSQRSSMIDTERSQLSSEVDRIANSTKFNGVALLSGSATTLDFHVGIGSSGTNDVIGVSSVDVTASGLSIGSLDLSTKAGAVSALDTIDSALDTLSTKRATFGAVGNRLQSAINAVQTFAQATAAANSRIRDVDVAQETANMTRANILAQAGVSVLAQANQMPQMALKLLG